A region of the Mytilus galloprovincialis chromosome 1, xbMytGall1.hap1.1, whole genome shotgun sequence genome:
TGAtgtattaattatatattatatgtgtagatatatatgtatgaattgtgtttatttcttattaaatataGAGCATCGGCGTTGTCGTGCGACTATCCACTTTACAAAGTCTTTGGTATTTATTATAGCCTTTTATGGCGTGTACATATTCAGAGTGTATTGGTTATACTTGGATGTTTGGTACAAGTATTGGTtatacttggatatttggtacaagtattgATTATACTTGGTTATTTGGTGCAAGTATTGGTTTTATGTCAACATTGATGGGTGGTTTATACCAGGAGAATAGATATTTTTCTGTGTACTATAGtatttaacaaacaaatacaatatgGTTCAGGtagttgaatattgaatataatattttatttttcaagggaATCCTATTAAGTTAGGCTCGACATCCATCATTTGATGCCTTACAATGAACCCCTAATATGTCTTTGATAAATTTAACATGAAGTTTTTCAAAGGGATCAGAGTCACTTAAATGTGAGTCCACCCCCATTTTCACTACCATATGTAAGAATGGGAGTaactaaacaaacaaacaatttttcaaGAAGTCTACAAGGGTTtttgatgtggtatgattgccaatgagacaactatccacaaaagaccaaaatgacacaaacattaacaactataggtcaccgtacggccttcaacaataacaaagcccataccgcatagtcagctataaaaggccccgataagacaatgtaaaacaattcaaacgagaaaactaacggccttatttatgtaaaaaaaaaaatgaacgaaaaacaaatatgtaacacataaacaaacgacaaccactgaattacaggctcctgacttgggacaggcacatacataaataatgtggtggggttaaacatgttagcgggatccaaaccctcccctaactaATATTGTGTTTTATGAGTTTAGAAAATAAACCATGTCGCCATACGGTATcaaatgcctttttttttaagtctatGAAGGCAGAACAAAATGTTTCCTTTTTTTGTCTATATTGATCAGTTATGGTCTTAAGAGTGAATATATGGTCAGCTGTACGACTTTTCTCTTTATAaccaatttgattttttcttattaaatttttgatatccATGAATTTTACTAAACGTTTATATAAAACCTTATTGAAAAGTTTATACAGGTTGGAACTAATAGATATACCTCTATAGTTCCCTGGATCAAATTTGTCCCCTTTCTTATGCAAGAGAACAAGTAAGTTTTCATTCCATATTCTCGGAAATTGATTCGAATATGCTGTTAAAGAGTTTATGAAGTGGTTTTATTAAAATGGGGATTACATTTTTCaacatttcatttgaaatcatGTCGGCTGATGTACTTTTACCATTTTTAATTAAACGAATATCTGTTACTATCTCTTCAATTGTTATCTCTGAACTCAAGTCATCTGTAACATGTGATAAATTAAACTTTTCTTTCAGAGAGTCAAAATCTTTAATAATTTTAGAGTGAAAACTATTGTGGTTTATGTcacagctattttttttttataaaactggaTGAAATCTTCTTGTGGTAAAAGATTCGTTTGGTTATTACTTTTTTTGTCTACTTAATTTATGCAAAATGTTCCAAAACATCTTtgggtctatatatatatatatatatatatatacatagctGCATTGCGTTAGAACATCTCAAGTCAATGTGTTTGTGATATGGCATCAAAGACGCAGCTCATACATTCTTGATTTCGTTTTACGAATAACGTATACACTTTTATGTTTactgttggtttttttaattGACCTTGATGCTTTAACATCTTTATGACGTTTACTCTTGCATGTCCGATGTTGTTATGCTAGTTAAACAATTTATCCAGATACTTCAAATTGATTCGGCAAAGCTCCCTCTCGACACAACAAAGTACACAAAATTAGATTTaaccaagaatgtgtccatagtacacggatcatttttgtattttcagtGGATCCTgtaattggggtcaaaactctaatttggcattaaaattaaaaagatatatcataTTAAACATGTGTACTAGGTTTGaagtttattggacttcaacttcaccaaacagtacCTTGACCACACTCTTGAATCTggacagaccgaaaaacataatgctcctaaATGGGACATAACAATGCCCCTACGTGGggcataacaaaaacacatacacaAATATAAGGACAACACaacaatattaattttcaaactgCGTCGTAACTGAGTGGAAGGATCCGTTAAATGGTCGATTAAAGATTAATATGGGTAAATAAAATtctattctaaattttataagaAGCATTGAATTACACTAAAATATCCATATTTATCTGTTTAATATCATAATAAGTCATATTTCCAAAACAACGTGTTTGATATCGTGTATTAATTTATCGCACCTGAACAGCAAGTAGACAGATTAAAGGATGTTCAATATAAGTAATGTAAAaaggaattttgaataaaatgaaaatagaacGTTGTGCATCCATACTTGTCGATCTGTTTTTATACTTACACGAAACAGAATTCATATagaactcttttaaaaaaagttttaactttTGCAACAAGTTAGATTTTGAGATGTTGATTTCGACTTTCTAATTGTCAATTTTACTTGAGCAGTTACGTACATTTAGGACTCTCAATGCTCTACAACGTTGTACTTTATTTAGAGTTTAAAATTATTGGATTTAATTTTGGAGCGTTTTCTTATGATTCGCTTACATTtcctacattagaaaatgcctgtaccaagtcaggaaaatgacagttgttattcattcgtttgatgtgttttatcttttgattttgccatttgattaaggacttcccgttttgaattttcctcggagttcagtatttttgtgattttactttttaaagacgAAACGATGTTCTGGCGTATACAGCTTTAAGCCttgtatctatgacgagtttatatACACTCTGTCCCAATAGTATGACATTCCATATCTTAACACTCTCTGCCTTATCTATATGTTTCAATTATCTGGTAAATAAGGAGGTCCAATGTGGTTAGATCTTATGACGTCTTAAATTCAGTTTTGTAGTTTGTGTATTTTGCACTATGCTATATTACGCAACATCGTAGTAAGGGAAAGGAACCTCCTAGTGTTTCAAACATAAGCTTGAAATAAGCAGATGTCCAGAAAAAAGTTAATTAATAATGCAGTTTCCAAATCAACAGTGCCAATGTTGTTTAAAGGACATCCTGATGTAAAAGACAAAAACAGGACCATGTTCGCAGTATAAACGGCCTTATAACCAGTTTTAAACATATGCGTAGCCAAACGTAATTTTATTTAACgtttatttgtaaatatctaTTTCGGAAAACCCCGCCCTCGTCAACAGAATTGACGTCATTGTATCTTATCTTATACAATCAACAGTTGAAACTAACAATGTATCTATCATTTTTACTGTACTAATATACAGCTCAGCAGATATGACATTGGTCTctgttttaaccatttttctaactATTGGTCGGTTGTCTTCAGGATTCCTTATTGATTATGGTAAGCACGAAACAACCTTCGTAAAATCTATATCAAATATCAGATCATATCAAATGATTCGATCAATCGTAAAAAATGCACGAAAGTGGGACaagattccagagggacagtcaaactcatagattgaaaataaactgacaagccatggctaaaaaaaaagaaacagacaaacagacaaacatagCACATAGCATAAGAAAGGAAACATGCGAGTTCGAGAGGTTGGTGAATCATTAATAAGTGAAAACAAAATTgactgatatattttattttcagacttATTTCTTGGTTTTAACTTTCCATTCAGTACTTTATTTTTGCGTAAGGCTCGTTCAATTTACTTAAACGAATTGTTCAactttgttttaattgatttacttttatttgaacttgTAAGATATCCcaaatgaattgtttttttttttgtttttatagtgattgaaattataacacaattttgaattctgtatccctattttttgtctctttgttttttttcacacatcgttgtcaatattaggaattgtatgcgactggcatacaagtgagagatttagctagctttaaaaccagggtTAGGTCTACATAAGacaatgcctgtatcaagtcaggaatatgacagttgttacccatttgtttgatgtgtatgTATATGAGcttgtgattttgccatttgattggggactttccgttttgatattcctcagagtttggtattttttgttattttactccaTGCATGCATACTTTTCCTTTATACAATTATAACACGGTTGACTAAGAGAacctatatttctttttataaatggtGTTCCTTAATTTATAATCTTGCTTTTGTTGCTAGTATGCATTTATATTGCAAAATGAACAGATACATCAAATGCATGATATATTTTTCAAAGACTAAACAGATTTTTGGTGATAAAATTAACATGATAAAAAGGAACTTTACattgaattttacattttataaatgatCTACATTTACCTGAATTCAAAATTGTTTATCCGTTTCAAAACAAATCATGGAGGTTAAGTCTTtgattttcatgtaaaatttctGTACTACAGGAATACTTGACCTAAGCTGGTTCTGACAGAACCATGGGAAAGTTTGGTTCTCAGTGCTCTTCAATTTGGTACATTTTTTGGCTTTTTTTAGCTATTTTGATTAGAACATTGTGATTTAAGTGCGTTGTAGACTGATATCTACGACGAATTTATTTAATGTGTATGCAACGTGTTTATCTTTTATACAGCATGTCCATCGGGATGCTTAGATGCTAAATGTACAAGTTCGGGATGTTCAAACTGTCGTTCGGGATTCTGTAATTACTACTCAGCTAGTAACAGGTAGAACAATTAAAGCAgttaggtatagggggagggttgagatctcataaacatgtttaaccccgccgcatttttgcgcctgtcctaagtcaggagcctctggcctttgtttgtgtcttgtattatttttaattttagtttcttgtgtacaatttggagtttaggatggcgtttattatcaatgaactagtatatatttgttgaagggctagttgaaggacgcctccgggtgcgggaatttctcgctgaattgaagacctgttggtgaccttctgttgttgtctgttctatagtcgggttgttgtctctttgacacattccccatttccattctcatatAGATATGTACGAATTTATAACGAACTCAAAATAATAAGAACAAAAAAGATTATCAAAACAAAAGACAGTTGTAACCAAAAATTGCAAAATGCAAATCAGCACTAAAGCAAACTGTAAGTACGACAATAGCAATAAAATATCAGAAATGTTCCATTTGTTAAAGAAAACAATCACAAAAATTGTGAAATATACAAGTGTAAATCAAATGATATCTTTACAATGTATCGGTGCAATTTAtgaagatgttttttttaatgcatcGTTAATTCGGATTTTTAAATTCTAGTCATTTCTGAAGTAAAAGTTTATATATGAATCGAAAGGAATAACGAACAGTTTAAGCAATGAAAAAGCATCAAATTGCAGTAGAATTTTCAATATCACCAAGACGataataaaaaacaatgaaaatccaGAAACATAGGCAGATAAAAGGTCAGGAGTACACCCATTATCCATAATGGAAACATCACCAAGAGCGCATAAGTATCAATGCACGACATCCAATGTTAATTCAACAGAAAAGCATGGGGTTTTGCATTTCAAGAATTGAATTATAAATCTTAACAAATATGCCAGACTTCTTATATTAGGGCGGCTTTAACAATTACGTACCAAATATTTGCAAATAATACATAAGGTAAATGTTACATACGTAGCAATAGTTTTCATAATGATCTAAGAAGAAACCATTTGAaggatatcataaaaaaataataatttgaacgATGGTATACCATTTTTAAAAATAGCGACTCTTTACGTTAAAAGAAAAGAAACCAAACGCTCTGACGATGTTTGGTTAAAACAACAAGAGTTTCTGATGTTTCATTATTATGAGAAGCTATGGCATTGAGACAAAAACGTTTAACTTTTTAATAACCAAGTTGCGTGAGCGAAAAGATGTTATGTTAAAGGAAAAATACTTTTAATGGATTTCCCAATAGTATTTCATTTTGAGCTAAAtattacaaattttgaaattcaacattttattttcttgttgtAATCGTTTTTGTCCGAGAAATATCAATATTGATCTATAATgagtttttaattcattttagaATTACGATATGCACAAGAGATTGTGGTAAAGGAAAATTCTGTAGCTCTGTTAACTATTGTTCAGGTCAGTATATACAACACATAGATATTATGTTGTAGAGCATTGAGAGTCCTAAATGTATGTGACTGCTTAAGTAAAATTGACAATTAGAAAGTCGAAATCAACAGTATATACAACaaatagatatttttataatatgaattgtaacTAGATCGAGTATTGGCATACTTGCGTATTCCAAGTACATGTTTACCGTACCATTAACAAGTACCATATAAAAATTGTTCATTTTGatgtttatgaattttcctcTGTTAATAATTTTTCTATTCATCCTGAAGTTGTGATGCGTTAAAAATGACATACATACAATCATGTATTATACAACAAACAGAACAGTAATAATAGTTCAATATATTTACAGATTGTCACGTGGATCAATGTGATGTGTGTACAGATTCCCGTACATGTAAGCAGTGTGACTCGTATTACTATCTCAGAGACAACAACAGATGTGTTACGTCCTTTGACTGTGAAAGGGGTTCAGCAATTGCCACAACCCGAAATGGAATTCAAGTCTGCGAAAGTAAAACCCTTATGTCAATT
Encoded here:
- the LOC143071445 gene encoding uncharacterized protein LOC143071445, with translation MLNVQVRDVQTVVRDSVITTQLVTELRYAQEIVVKENSVALLTIVQIVTWINVMCVQIPVHVSSVTRITISETTTDVLRPLTVKGVQQLPQPEMEFKSAKHAMFRTARDVSRLTQIDARSANI